Genomic segment of Pontibacter liquoris:
AACTTCTTATAAAGCTATTTTCCATTATCAATACTAAGAACTTCGAACTGATAATGCAGCAGTTGGACAATTTTGCTGAAATTGCCAAAGCCTTTAGTAATGATGTCCATTTAGTTAATAAAATAGAAGGTGCCAGTACAACCTTAAAAAACAGTTTAATTGAAGCTGTTAAAGCTCTTCATCCAGAACATGTCTTTATAGTTCCTGCGGAAAAAAGCCAATGCTGTCATAGTTACCTAAATGACTTTCTTGCAAATAGTGGAAAGGTATTCTCTACTAATTATGATTTGCTTCCATACTGGGTATTAATGAGAAATGACTCAAAGATTGCTATAGATGGCTTTGGCAGAGAATTAGAGAATCCTGAAGAGATAATCAAAGGAGAGGATGCTGAATTTTCCGAACTACGTTGGGGCAAGTATAAAGAGAGGCAAAATGTTTTCTATTTACATGGAGCTTTACCAATATTCGATACAGGAATTGATATTGTCAAAGAAGAATATGATTCTCAGCACTATTTATTACATAAGATTCATGAACGAATGGAAAGTAAAGAATACCCTATATTTGTTACTGCAGGAAGTGCAAGAGAAAAGCTCAATCATATCATGCATAATAAGTATTTATCATTTTGTTACGATGAGCTTTGTAAAATTGAAGGTTCATTAGTGACTTTCGGTTTTAATTTCGGAGAATATGATTCCCATATTATTGATGCAATCAACAAAGCAGCACATCTGGGAAAGCCTGCTGGGAACAAGTTACACAGTGTTTACATTGGGGTCTTCGCCGACGAAAATTTGGAATATCTAGAAAAAATCAAAGGCAAATTTATGTGTAAAGTCAATCTTTACAATGCGAGAACTGCTAAGATCTGGCAATAAAAAACACATAACATATCGTAAATGCCAGCCTCAATCTACAGCCTCACTGCCCCTCAAATCAGGCATGTTAATGAAAGTATAAAACTCAGACCTCAATCGTATAGCTTAGTAGTCGTTTGTTTTGATTAACAACCTGTAAAAGGAAGCGTTATGGCAGATGGTTATTTAGAAAGCGTGATTAAGCAATTCGAGTATTATAAAATGCTCGGAGAAAAGACTTTCCAACAAATTCCGGACGAGAAACTATTCTGGCAATACAATGAAGACAGCAACAGTATCGCCATTATAGTAAAACACCTCTGGGGAAACATGCTTTCCCGCTGGACTGATTTTCTGACGACTGACGGTGAGAAGGAATGGCGCGACCGGGAAAGTGAATTTGAAAACGACCTTACCTCCAAGCAGGAATTAACAGACAAGTGGAACGAGGGATGGAATTGCTTCCTGAACACATTAAAAGCACTGACGCCGGAAGACCTGGAGAAAACAATTTACATCCGGAACCAAGGGCATACGGTACTGGAAGCAATTAACAGGCAATTGGCACATTACCCGTACCATATCGGGCAAATTGTTTTCATTGGCAAAATGGTTTGTGCAGATAACTGGACTTCCTTGTCCATTCCCAAAGGCAACTCCAAAGCCTTTAACCAGGAAAAGTTCTCCCGCCCAAAACACCAGGAGCATTTTACAGATGAATTTATTCCGAAGAAAAAAGAATAAAGACCATCGTCAAGCTACGAAACCACCTTTTAAGGGCCACCAATGGAAGTAGCTTTCATAAAAAGGAAAGCGGCTATAACTTTGGCCTCTTCTATTATACTTATCAACCTTATGAATCTCTCCACCTTTACGCAAAGCCTGACCAGCGATGCGCCGCCTTCCGGCCTATCGGTATACTTGCAGGCCATGTGGCACGAAGGCAGCGGCGACTGGCAGAAAGCACACGAACTCATCCAGGATCTGCCTGATAAAACTGCCGCCTGGCTGCACGCCTACCTGCACCGCAAGGAAGGCGACACCTGGAATGCTGACTACTGGTACCACCGTGCAGGCCGCCAAAGACCCCAGCTAACGCTTGATGAGGAATGGCAAAGTATAACCACCACGCTTTTTGAAGTATAAAGTATAAAGGCAGGAACATCGCTGCTCCTGCCTTTATACTTCTATTCAACCCGAGACTCAGAATTCAGGACTCTGAACTCCCTAAAAGTCTTCTTCCTCCTCTTCGCCAAAAGTGGGCATCGAGAACATGCCGCTGAGCAGGTCTTTGAACTGCAGGCCGGTGGCCAGCTTATTTTTGCTGAGCTGGCTGTGCTCGGCCAGGCCGTGCAGCGCAAACTCCATCATAAACAGCTTTTCCTCGCCTTTCGCCTCGGGCTGATGCTTTTCTATCAGCGCCTCCAGCCCCGGCACTTTGAGCAATGCCTTTTTGTAATCAGCTGCAGACGCATCGCTCAGAATATCGACGGTGTTGCCATCGCCAAACCAGGCTGTAACGGCTTTATAAGGGTTGCCCTGTTTCGATTTCTTGGCCTTGTCGGGGTCCGGAAAGTACTTGAGAAACTGCGTGCGGATGGCTTTGCCCATCAGTACCTGCGCCACATGGCCCGCTCCCTCCTGCTCGCCCTCGTACACCAGCTCCACTTTGCCCGTTACAGCCGGGATTGTGTTCAGGAAATCAGCTACACGCACATAGGTTGTTTTCTCGCCGTTTAGCAGTGCGCGGCGCTCGGCCGCACTCAGCAGGTTTTCGTAAGCCGAAATGGTCAGGCGGGCCGATACACCGCTTTTGGGGTCCACATACTCGCTCTCGCGGGCCTCAAAGGCCACCTGCTCGATCAAATCGCCTACCAGCTCGTTGGTTTTTACGGCGTGCTCCTGCCCATCCTTTACATGCGCTTCCTGGCGAGTGATCTTCTTGCCCGTCTCAATGCTTTTCGGATAGTGGGTGATGATCTGCGAATCGATACGGTCTTTCAGCGGTGTTACAATAGAGCCCCGGTTGGTATAATCCTCCGGGTTGGCCGTGAATACGAACTGGATATCGAGTGGCATGCGCACCTTAAAGCCCCGGATCTGGATATCGCCTTCCTGCAAAATATTGAACAGCGACACCTGGATGCGCGCCTGTAGGTCGGGCAGCTCGTTTATCACGAAAATACCGCGATGCGAGCGCGGGATCAGGCCAAAGTGGATTACCCGTTCATCCGAGTAGGGCAACTTCATGGTGGCCGCTTTTATAGGGTCCGCATCGCCGATCAGGTCTGCAACCGATACGTCCGGCGTCGCCAGTTTTTCAGTATAACGCTCGTCGCGGTGCAGCCATCCAATCGGGGTATCGTCGCCGTGCTCGTGCACCAGGTCTTTGGCGTAGCGCGAGATCGGGTGCATGGGGTCATCGTTAAGCTCAGAGCCCTGCACTACCGGGATGTACTCGTCCAGCAGGTCTATCATTTGCCTGGCGATACGGGTTTTGGCCTGCCCGCGCAGCCCCAGCAGGTTGATGTGGTGCATGGAAAGGATGGCCCGCTGCATGTCCGGAATTACGGTTTCCTCATAACCCCAGATGCCCGGGAAAATATCTTCTTTTTGCTGCAGCTTCCGGATCAGGTTCTGGCGCAGCTCCTGCTTTACGGACTGTGGTTCGTAGCCGGCTGCTTTCAGCTGGCCTAGTGTTTTTATCTTCAGCAGATTTTCGGCTGGAATATCGTTATAGTTCATTCCTTAGTTTTTGAATTGTTGAATTGCTATCTCGCGATAAAAATGTAGTTTCAGGCTATGAAAAAGCCATCCTTATACACTTTGCTGATGTACCTCGCGGTACTTATCGTTATTATAGGAGGCGCTCTGCGGATTACCCATAAAATTAGCCTCAGCCTTTTTCAAGTGTTCTTAGCCTTCTCGTTTATCTTATATTTGCTTGCCCGAAGATTTAAAACCAGAATCTCGTAAGCTTCCCCCACTACTGCTCTTTCGGATTTACAATCCAAAAGTTGACTCTTGAGAACTCCCTGCTTGCCATGTTGGTCTCATCCCTTGCGGATCAGGGAAACCGTGGCAGGGATGGTTTCATACTACGAAGTTCGGTACAACATATACAGGCATTCTATTACTTAGTAGCATCCAAGACGCTCGCAGGAGCCTCCGGAATACTTCGAAGCTGTTGCGCACATTGCGAGAGCTACACGTTAAAAATTCTTCTTACGGTTTTGCTTGTAATCCCGGAACACAAGGTGGCCGAGGCCCTGCAAGCTGCTGTAATACGCCTGCCCGTTGTTCACCTTCGTAAATTCATCTACAAACGCCTGCAGGTAAGGGTCCGAGGCGATCATAAACGTGGTGATCGGGATCTTGATGCGGCGACACTGGGCGGCCAGGTTCAGCGTTTTATTCACCACCTTGCGGTCCAGGCCAAAGCTATTCTTATAGTAATGCAGCCCTTCTTTCAGGCAGGTAGGTTTGCCGTCGGTGATCATGAAGATCTGTTTGTTAGGCGTTTTGCGCTTGCGCAGAATGTCCATGGCCAGCTCCAGCCCTGCTACTGTATTGGTATGATACGGGCCCACTTCCAGGTAAGGCAAGTCCTTCACCTCGATCTGCCAGGCATCGTTTCCAAACACAAGTATATCCAGCGTGTCTTTGGGGTACTTTTGCTTGATGAGCTCCGCCAGCGCCATGGCCACTTTTTTGGCCGGCGTAATGCGGTCTTCGCCGTAGAGGATCATTGAGTGGGAAATATCGATCATCAGCACCGTAGCGGCCTGGGTTTTGTGTTCTGTTTCGGTTACCTCCAGGTCCTGCTCGGTCAATCGCAGATCACCAATGCCGTGGTTTATCTGGGCATTGCGCAGCGAATCCGTCATGGAGATCTGCTCCAGCGCATCGCCGAAGCGGTACTCGCGCTGGTCGGTGCCGGCTTCGTCGCCGATGCCGGTGTGCGGGGTAGCGTGGGTGCCTTTGCCGCCTTTTTTCAGCCTGCCAAAGATCTCTTCCAGCGCACTGCGGCGGATGCCCTGCTCACTTTTAGCAGTGAGCGTAAAGGCTCCTTTCTCCTGTGGGTTTTCGTCCAGGTAGCCTTTCTTTTTCAGATCTTCAATAAAATCCCCGATGCCATACTCGTCGCTGGTCAGGTTATACTGTTTGTCCAGCGAGCTGAGCCAGGCCAGCGCCTCGCCCACATCGCCGGAAGAAATGGTAACCAGCTGCAGAAATATCTTCAGCAGCGACTCAAACCCGGGCTTGTCGTCCTGCGGCGGCACATAGTCTGTAAAGCGATATCCTAAAGCCATAAATTCAGTATTTTATTATTCTGTAACACACGGGGCGGGTGCAATGTTCGGTAAAAGCCCGATAAGATTGCAGCAACAGGTCAAAGATCGTGTTACACAGCTGCTGCCGCAGTTTTCCACAACAAACTGGCAATCCTTATTTCTGTCAGCTCTCTTTAAAACGTGCCGCTGCATAAAAGCGATATAGGTAGCCTGTTTTTTGCCGGGCACATTTGCCCGGCTGCCACCAAAAGAAATTACCCGCCAGCGCCGATTTAGAAGAAGAAAGGCTACTGGAACCTGGTTTTTCTTTAGCCCAGGGCTGAAAACAAAACGAGCAGCCTGTTTACCAGGCTGCTCGTTCATATGCTTTTTATACTTGCTGTATAGTCTATTAAATTAGTCTATCCAACGGAATTTATACTCCAGAGTAGGCGCTTTCATGCGTTCGGCCACCCGCTTCAGTCTTACAGGTAGGGCCATCACGTAATCGCGGGCGCGCTCTCCGGCTTCGTTCAGGCCGGTTAAGGCATCAATCTTCCACTCATCGATCAGGCCTTCCAGAATATCAGTGTAGTCGGCAGCAGTATACACGCCGATGCGCTGTGCGGCATCGGTAAAATGGCCGAATGTGCGGCCGATCTCCACGCCAAGCTCGCGCATGTAGTGGGCGGGCATCACAATTTTCTTCCGCATCATATCTTCAAAAGCCAGCATCATCTCGTTCGGATCGGCTTCAAATATCTTGCTCACAAACGCTTTATATGCTTTGGCATGGCGTGCCTCGTCGGCTGCTACGTGGCCACAAAGCTTGGCCAGCATGTTATCGCCCTGCCGCTTGGCAATCTGGGCTACACGGCGGTGCGAAATGTTGGTTGCCGTTTCCTGAAAACTAGTGTACACAAACGAGCGGTATGGGTCGTTGTCGGTCATCAGGTCAAAGCCATCAGCAATCAGGTATTGCGTCGAAGCTTCCATCTCGCGCATGTTAATGCGGCCTGTCAGGTATAAATAACGGTTCAGGGCATCGCCATGGCGATTTTCCTCGGCAGTCCAGCTGCGGTTCCACTTCATCCACGGCCCATTGGGGTCCTGTGGCAGGCCGTCAATGGTCATCAGCCAGCTTTCGTAGGTGGGAAGCGCTTCTTCGGTAATGGTATCACCTACCAGCACAGCCAATAAATCGTAGCTCAGGTCTTTGGCCCTCTCACGCAGGAGTTTGATCTCGTCCAGAAAATTATCGAACGTCGTATCAGGTAAAAGATCAGCAGGTTGCCAGCTGTCTTCTACCGATTTCAGAAATTCCGTGATTTTTTCACTCACAAAACTTTCCATCCATCGAATTACTTCTCCTCTTGTGGCAACTGCTGTGATCATAATGCTATTTTGTTTGATAAGGCTCAAATTGCTTTTAAAATACTTTAGAAACAG
This window contains:
- a CDS encoding DUF4917 family protein, which encodes METLPSYDEVVKSLRQKKRTKHLLFGNGFSMAYDPKIFSYNALSTFIDDSQNELLIKLFSIINTKNFELIMQQLDNFAEIAKAFSNDVHLVNKIEGASTTLKNSLIEAVKALHPEHVFIVPAEKSQCCHSYLNDFLANSGKVFSTNYDLLPYWVLMRNDSKIAIDGFGRELENPEEIIKGEDAEFSELRWGKYKERQNVFYLHGALPIFDTGIDIVKEEYDSQHYLLHKIHERMESKEYPIFVTAGSAREKLNHIMHNKYLSFCYDELCKIEGSLVTFGFNFGEYDSHIIDAINKAAHLGKPAGNKLHSVYIGVFADENLEYLEKIKGKFMCKVNLYNARTAKIWQ
- a CDS encoding DUF1572 domain-containing protein, giving the protein MADGYLESVIKQFEYYKMLGEKTFQQIPDEKLFWQYNEDSNSIAIIVKHLWGNMLSRWTDFLTTDGEKEWRDRESEFENDLTSKQELTDKWNEGWNCFLNTLKALTPEDLEKTIYIRNQGHTVLEAINRQLAHYPYHIGQIVFIGKMVCADNWTSLSIPKGNSKAFNQEKFSRPKHQEHFTDEFIPKKKE
- a CDS encoding sigma 54-interacting transcriptional regulator, yielding MNYNDIPAENLLKIKTLGQLKAAGYEPQSVKQELRQNLIRKLQQKEDIFPGIWGYEETVIPDMQRAILSMHHINLLGLRGQAKTRIARQMIDLLDEYIPVVQGSELNDDPMHPISRYAKDLVHEHGDDTPIGWLHRDERYTEKLATPDVSVADLIGDADPIKAATMKLPYSDERVIHFGLIPRSHRGIFVINELPDLQARIQVSLFNILQEGDIQIRGFKVRMPLDIQFVFTANPEDYTNRGSIVTPLKDRIDSQIITHYPKSIETGKKITRQEAHVKDGQEHAVKTNELVGDLIEQVAFEARESEYVDPKSGVSARLTISAYENLLSAAERRALLNGEKTTYVRVADFLNTIPAVTGKVELVYEGEQEGAGHVAQVLMGKAIRTQFLKYFPDPDKAKKSKQGNPYKAVTAWFGDGNTVDILSDASAADYKKALLKVPGLEALIEKHQPEAKGEEKLFMMEFALHGLAEHSQLSKNKLATGLQFKDLLSGMFSMPTFGEEEEEDF
- a CDS encoding vWA domain-containing protein produces the protein MALGYRFTDYVPPQDDKPGFESLLKIFLQLVTISSGDVGEALAWLSSLDKQYNLTSDEYGIGDFIEDLKKKGYLDENPQEKGAFTLTAKSEQGIRRSALEEIFGRLKKGGKGTHATPHTGIGDEAGTDQREYRFGDALEQISMTDSLRNAQINHGIGDLRLTEQDLEVTETEHKTQAATVLMIDISHSMILYGEDRITPAKKVAMALAELIKQKYPKDTLDILVFGNDAWQIEVKDLPYLEVGPYHTNTVAGLELAMDILRKRKTPNKQIFMITDGKPTCLKEGLHYYKNSFGLDRKVVNKTLNLAAQCRRIKIPITTFMIASDPYLQAFVDEFTKVNNGQAYYSSLQGLGHLVFRDYKQNRKKNF
- a CDS encoding acyl-ACP desaturase — its product is MITAVATRGEVIRWMESFVSEKITEFLKSVEDSWQPADLLPDTTFDNFLDEIKLLRERAKDLSYDLLAVLVGDTITEEALPTYESWLMTIDGLPQDPNGPWMKWNRSWTAEENRHGDALNRYLYLTGRINMREMEASTQYLIADGFDLMTDNDPYRSFVYTSFQETATNISHRRVAQIAKRQGDNMLAKLCGHVAADEARHAKAYKAFVSKIFEADPNEMMLAFEDMMRKKIVMPAHYMRELGVEIGRTFGHFTDAAQRIGVYTAADYTDILEGLIDEWKIDALTGLNEAGERARDYVMALPVRLKRVAERMKAPTLEYKFRWID